The following is a genomic window from Mauremys mutica isolate MM-2020 ecotype Southern chromosome 4, ASM2049712v1, whole genome shotgun sequence.
GAAGAAAGcactagaaaaaaaaacaagatgCCTTCCTGCCACACTTGTTTTAGCTGGTGTTCCCACATCAATGGGACACAAATATTACAGGATCCTTATCCTATCCAGCCAAGGGTCTTGACTACAGCTGGgagaacagtgggggagggggttctaaATGTACTGCTTTAAATTCAAGAATGAATTTTGATTCAATGGAGTTCATAACCCCGTTTATTTTGCTTTCTACAAATGTTCAAGCAGCTCAGGGGATACTAGCAGAAATGCCTGTACAAAAGACATTTTAAACTTCAAATACTCCAAAAGCCAGTTCTCAATTGAACAGTAGATGGTAACGGTCACCATTTGTACCAAGTTGTACTGGATATGGAAATCATTTACCCAAtccaactgaaaaacaaaaacaatctcaATGACTTAAGTATATAACCAAAGCATGAATTGCAAACTGCAAATATTCTCAACAAACAGCCACAAATAGACCAAGAATTAGTAACTGAAGGAATTAGCCTACTTATTTGTTCTGTAAAGttaatttgagaacttcagtctgTTTTTGCATAAAACTTTACATATTATTCACTGGCATTTCTCCAGACACAACATTCTCGCTGAGTGACTTTTTTCCAGTAAAGGAAGCACTCGCCTTAATGTTTCACTGTTCTAGCAGGGACAGAGTTTTGTATTTCAGCAATAAGTGGTGGCGTGGATAAGAAATGTGAAGACAAAGATACAGTGGCATAGAAAAGGACAGCATGCTGTGTTGGGAGAATGCAGAGAGCATCAGAGAAAGAGGATGGGGAGTAGAAAGGGGGGGGctcagagaggcaaagtgactagGCCTAGAAAGATGCCACACAAAATATCACTGAGTATGGAGCCCTGTGGGATGAAGAGAACTCCTTATATTAAATACGTTCACTAATCTCTGAGGTTGCTTGTGTTCCTGGAAGCCTGACTGTTCCAGTTTTAACCAATCTCTGTCCGGTATTAGAGAGCAGCCTtacttcctgctctgtctggggtGCTCTCTTCCCATTCCCTTTTCATGTCTCCCCCTTACTGGAGAGTCAGTAGAACAGTTAGCTTTTTCTATGCAACTTTTGCCAATGAGTTTCAGCTACTGGCTGAAGTCACATCCCACAAATGATCCTTCCTTCCAAACTCTCAGCTGAATTAAAAAAACCTGTACTCTGTAGGAACAGTTCATCACTTTTATTTACAACTGCCCCGTAGTTTTAGAGCAGATACAGTAGAAAGTTTCTGAGCCTGCTGGGCGAAGTTCAAAACTCGACAGACAGAGCAGGCAGGGCATCACCACAGCTTGCGTCAATGCAATGGTGACAATAAGAGTCCACACCTAACAGCTGTCTCTTGAGTCAGCCAGGGGGGCTGGAAGATCCATATACTCGGTCTAGGGACAATATGGATTATCTGAGTTGTAAGAGAAGTGGTAGAGATCCTGCTTGACTGCCATGAGCAGGCCAGGAACTCCTCGGCTGCCTCCGAGTCTCGAAGAGAACACCACACTGGGGATGGAGTCCCTGGAGGATGGGTGTGGAGAGGGAATCATTCTGAGCAGATGGGCATCTTGGAGACTCCAAATTCTTGTGTAGCAATCCTGACCAACTGGAGAGGAAAAAGCACTGCAAATCAGGACAAGGAAATGCTTCCACATAAATGATCATAACTAGCTTTGAAAAATTCTGGTCCCAGAGGAGGAAAAAGGTATTTAATACATTATAACAAAAGAACCATTGCCCATCTCCATCCATGCATGAAAAAAATCCTGAGTTCCTCCAAAAAGGAAAAACGCGACTCAAATATTTTACTCAACATAGGGTGGGATGGATACAAATAACTGTAGGCAAGATCTCAAAAAAATCAGTCAACACAGAGCTTAGTACGCCACTATCCAAAGCAGTATCCCCACTGCTGGGTTCTTTATTATCGATCATAATGAAAAAAAAAGCTCTTACCATAATTGTGCTGCTTATGGTGAATgcaagaaaaagcaaacaaattcAGGAATATCTTGGTGTTTCTATAGCCCCCTGTAAAGGGGTTCCCTTCactgcagcagcacctcctggtGGCCAGGCATGGTGTATCAGTTGTCTTTTGGTCTGGCACCCCCTAGCGACATGCACTCTGTCACCACAGTGGAGTCTCTTCCCATAACTCAGCCCTCCTGCCAGGTCACAATATTTATGTCTGCCCCTTTTGGGGTAACAGAGTACAACCAAACTGTAGTCCAATTACCTTATTGTAGTCTTCCTTCTGTCTCTGGGCTCTGTTGTCTTTACACCCCTTACCACAGGTGGTTTCACCCTACTTTTcttggtggctggtaggggaacccaggccttccCTCTACTCTGGGCTCAAACCCAGGGACCCCGTAAGCTGGCAGCCAAGGCCTACTCCCTCAGATTCTTTGCTGCCTCCCTAGATGCTTCCTATCTCTTCTATCCCCCCAGAGAGTGACTGCTggctctccctgcaccccctttctgccacaaacttcctagCATCAAAATCACAACCCAGCCCTTCCTCAGTGGGGCTTCATTATCTATTAAGCCTGGCTCTCTCTTGCAGGTGCTGACAAGTATCTTAACTGACTTCTCAGGCCCACATGAATCTCTTCAGAACCTGTGTGGGGTACACATCCCATCACATTCCCCTTCATCCTACTGTCTCCTTTGGATATCAAAGAAAAGACCCAATATACTCCTGTTATTTAATATGACTTTCCAGGACATCTATCCTTCTATGTAAATCAGTTCCCTTTTTATGGACTCATGAAAAGGTTTAGTACTGTTTTCCTTTACTTCTAAATCAGACACttgccactctctctctcttccattttGTCTTCCAATGTCTTTCCTAACTTCTGACTGAGAAATCCTACTGGCTGGAGAATATCTTTTGAAACCCAGAGGACCATCCTCATAATTAAAATGCatccaaatcatttttgttttgagTTACACACTTGTGGTTTATTATGCTGTTCCCAAAGCCAGAAAGGAATGAATGCCCCCGTAATTTCCAATAGCCTCTCTCTACAAATGCCCCACATACCTGGGTGTAGAGAACCAAACATACATTCACTATGGAAAAGCTACACACCTGCTGTAACAAGCCCTTCCTCCTCATTTATTTGCAGAGGGAGAGTAGTGTGTTCGTTATGATGGCCTTCGTACTGTTTCACACACTTCACTGCTCTCAGGTCCCATAGCTTTATCTGCAAGTGGCAATGGTAATAGAAGAAAGGACATTTTAGTGAAGCAGCGGCAAGTTTTGACAGTTGTTGCTGGTGATAGGGAGAGAAAGGAGTAGACACCCAAGGTTTTACAAACTCACAAGTGAATTCCTTCAGTTTTGGAATTACCACCTAGATACCATTATTTGAAGCACTGGTTTAGGATACTGGCTGTGGGAAACCACTTATAGAAAggctctgtagaagcagcaaagaatcctgtggcaccttatagactaacagacgttttgcagcatgagctttcgtgggtgaatacccacttcttcggatgcaaggctcGTTCCATTTGTTTTACTGCAGGCAACTTGTCTAGTGGATTGAGCAAAGGGGACTGAGTTTTAattttgctctgccacagactagttgggtggccttggggaagtcactctaccaccaccaccccatctCTGTTTCCCAATCTGTGAAAAGGAGATAACACTGCTTATTTACTTAACTCACAAGGCTGTGGTGAGGAGTACCtgattaggccatgtctacactaggggcacTATAGCAGCACAACTATGCCTTACCTACCTGTGCTGCTGTAACCATGCAGCATAGATGCAGACTACAgtaatggaaggggtttttccactgCTGTAGGAACTCCATCTCTGGAGCATCAGTCACTACGTCGATGGAAGCATTCCTCTGTCAACCTAcctgcatctacaccagggattaagtcagcacagctatggtgctcggggtgtggatttttcacacctctgagtgccaCACCTATCCTGACCTAAATGTGAAGTGCTAAGCATTACTAATCCCTTCTCTAGGGAATGATGCGAGTGCTAGGGTGGTACCATACGCTGCACTGGCAACTTGTTAGAAGCCAAAGGAAAAATGAACTTCTGTATTTTTCTGCCTTTCTTTCTCCTTATCTGTCCTCTCTGCCTGTCCTCCCCATTTTACCTCCTCCATAAACTCCACATTCTCCTCTCCTTTATTCTCTATTTGCCCCATTTGCCTTTAATTCATTATCAAAATATCTTTCTTAGTGGATCTCCCAGCTCTTGAATCCTCTCTGGTGGAGTTGCTCAGGAGGATCTGCATCAGACTTCTTATAATGACCCAATGACTAGCAAGCAGCATCTCCATCTGGGTCAGGGAATCCCAGTAGAATTCCAAGTTCttgagtgagtgtgctgtggctGTTCCAGTGCTTCGTGCTCACGCACCAGTTGGAGAAGAcaaaggccacgtctacactagcgagcttatagcagcacagctgtaccatcactcatgtagctgctctatgtcCATGGAAGAAAGCTCTCCTGtggacataattaaaccacttccaatgAGTGGTGATAGCTATGTCGGCAAGAgagtgtctcctgctgacatagcactgtccacaccagtgcttagaatcacagactatcagggttgaagggatttcaggaggtcatctagtccaaccccctgctcaaaacaggaccaatcctcagatttttgccccagatccctaaatggccccctcaaggattgaattcacaaccactgagctatctctccccacccaatgtgtttttttcacaccccagagtgACACAGattataccaacaaaagtgctagtgtagacatagtatCTCAGAACCAGGAGTAAATATCAGAGAATACAGACATCTGCAAACCATTCACAACTTCCTTCTGACCAATCATTGAGCTGGGAAAGCTTTGAGAGATTGGGCAGGGGACGAAGAAGGACTAACAAATTCTCTAAAGTCGGGGCATGCTCTTTCAGGTCTTTCCTGGCCAACAGAACATATGAGACACTATCTAGCTTTCCATAAAAAGAAACTCTACCTTTCCAGCCATGTCTGCTGCCATAAGATAGTACTCAGCTTGGAGAAGGCGAACAGATGTGACTGCTGAGTCATGGAAGAGACGGACAGCTTTCCAGCTGTGGCCCCTCCGGCTGCGCTGACGAATGTCAATGCTGAAAACCTCCCCTGAACGGCAACCATTGTACAGCACTGGAGTCTAGACAAACCAGAACAGGCAGGGAGATGAGTCTTGTAACATTTAACAGTATCAGACAGGTTTCTCTTGTCAGTTGTGGCCACTTTCGTAGGAAGGGTTCAAATAATAAGATAGCGCTTCATTGTAGTGCCAGAATAATATCACTGTACATGTAGGATCACAAGAACAGAATTGCATAGTCACGTTGCAGAACACTGCAACCAACTTAGGACTTTCATTCTGCTTTCAAACATTTAGCAgtaaaaaaagcaatggaagcttGGTCTTGTGGTTAGATCAGGGGAACGGGAGTTCTAGTTCCACCTTTGCCACTAACTTTGACTCTGAGTAcgtcatttaacctctctctgccttactttccccatctgtaaaatgtgaacAATACTGATACTTAGTGTGTGTGAAGTGCTTGAAGATGCTCAGGTAATAGGCACTATGACTGCAAAGCCTTATTATAATTCCTTGCATTTGTTGTTTCACTTTCTTTTTATCCCTTTTCTATTTAGCAAAATTGATTCCCCCCCGTCCCACCCCACATTTCCAATGGAGCTTGAAATCAGTGTAgcttatttttgttgcttttccatGGTCAGCCACGTCATCAAGTGTCAACTTCATTACTGAGCAGCTACTGAAGCCACCACAAAAAGTAGTCAAAGTTAATATAGGGCTGCTGGTTCCACAAAATCAGCAATGCATACATCTCTCTAACAAATCAAAGGCCCATGTCCCTTTCTACCTGGGTGGCAAACTGTTGTGCCAGTACATCACTGCTTGTTCCAAATGTCTGCCGATGACCAGTCATTGCATTGGTCACAAGGACTCGTCGCATCAGCCCTGAGAAAGATAAAACAAATACATGGCCATCATTTGGGCAAGACCACTTGGAGGCCATGATGGAGGAGATCTTTCCCCTTGAGAAGTAGTACAAATACACTTCTGCTTACCTGTGCTGAAGCAGTTATCAGCCTGGGGGTTCAGACACCAAGCACAGGACCAGGCAGTGGAGATCTTGAAGCTGCACAGCATTCCAGGCTGATCTCCTAAGGGTGGCAACAGGGATGAGAACAAACTGTGAAGCCCCCAGGCACCACAAGGAGATGTGGAAGGAAGCTTCAAGTTAACTGTGCCCCTAGAAAATTTCACCAGGCCTCTGTACCTCTTACAATATTCAGGTTTTCTGCTTCCAGTGCACTACACCACCCAGTTACAGGCCTGTTGCTACCCAGCCTGTTCTTCTGGAAACAGAAGATTGCTCTACCTGATGCTTGAGTGATTGCCGAAGAACACTTCCATGAGAACTACTCTGTAGTCATAGGCATGattctgggggaagggagggaagactgaaagaaaTAGCTACACAATGCACCCACATTCTCAAGGTTTATAAAAACTGGGAATACATAGTGCTTTAATACAACTGCATTGGAATAAGGACACCATTTTGCCTTCCCCAGCAGCCAAAGCCTATCTatgcccctgcctctccccttgaTGAGAATTCATAAGGATTTTCAAAAAGTAGCACATTAGGCACTAAAATTATGTTCATCGAGCGGGGGGGAAGGAATTGGGGAGAAGTGAGGAAGGGTCTTGTTTGGACAAATGCAGCTTTGAACATGCTACACTGGCCCTCCTGTCTGCTGAATTAGTGAAGTTTAATTATATAGCAACACGCGAGATTTGCATTGTTCCCTCAGCTCCCAACCCAGTTCAAAACCAATCTACTGACAGTTCCTAAGTGTGCAGTTTTTATTCACTTCACACAAGTATGTTAAGACCAAGCTCTCAGTTGAGGGTTAGAGATGACGCTGCAGGTGTCTTATGTATCTGAAAGCAGTGATTTTCAAAAGAccttagaacagtggtccccaaactgtggggcgtgACCGCTCTAAGGGGGCGCGGAGGAACATTCAGGGGGGCACAGcggggcttgggccagcccccacaggaagcagggagggagcaccacccagccccactctgcctcctgttTGGCTCTGGCCCCGCCCTCtaccccagccacagctccagccTCAGCAACCGACCATGGCTCCTGACCACAGTTTGGGGTGTGCGCGCGCGAATGGACAGGTTCCATTACGGGTAAGAGGAGGGGGGCACAATGGAAaaaatttggggaccactgccctaggaCTACTTTTGTCAACTGGTAAAGCATCCTGCAGTCTTCAAACACCAACCCTTCCTGTTAGCACTAACGCTATGTGACTGGTTTTAAAAAGCCTCTGGAAATAACTCATGTAATAACCATTAAGGTGCTTTACATGTTTGTCTTCACCAGACACTTCTTTGGTGTAAATTTAAGTGTGGCCAAACTTGCATAGGACACAAAAATTAGAGGTGTAGCAAAATTAGAGAATGACACTACAAAGAGACCTGGAGAGAGCAGCATAGTGAGGACTTAAGTCAACTCAGGGAGATTCCACCCTTATGAAAAGGAACAGCACATATACAACATACGGGAATGTAGCCACACCCATCAAATTAAAGCCAATTTATTTTAACCTTCTCTCTTTAATATTCAGGTTTTCATATGACTGAACACAATACACAGTGCTTGccatgggctgggggtgggagatcaGTACTGGAAGAGGAGCAGAGGGGCCTACAAGAGGACTGCCATCTCAAATAGTCCCATCAATAAACGTATGTGAACAACTACTGTGGGCAAAGGTCGTACCTGGGAGAACAACTGTGCACTGGTTCACTCCATTTGAAAGGACCAGATAGTTTGAGTGAGCACCTGTTgggctatctatctatctatccatccaggTTCTATGTATTAAGGGAGGCCAAATAACTTACATAGGAAAAGTTCCAAATAAATATTTACTCTAGAGGCGAGTACATTTTCTGCCAAGTACCATACAGTAAACAACTGGTGCCATAAGCTATCCTTGTTAACTAGTTCCTAAAGTTATTACTATCCAAATCAGTTCTTGGGCTTCATCACACAGTGTTAATATTCATTCTTGTGACGCTTACAAAACTACTCCAAGTATTAGAGAATGAAAATACAGAAGTCATCCCTCATTCAGGCCCTCTTCAGACTACAACTTCTAACCGGAACAGAAAGGTATTCTACCTGGGTTAGAGTTGCTGAATAAGGATGCTGGAAGCAGACTGGCACAGCCTGGAGTTTCTGCAATCCCCATGAGGCACAACCTGCTGGAGGCTGTTAAAGAAAAACCAAGATTTCTCCCAGAAGTGGCACATGTTGCATAAAAttacctcgggggggggggggagaggggaaagaagaGATGCCATTGAAGCATGGTACACATAATATTCTGTCCTTCAAGATGCCCCTCGGATTACCTTTAGAGTGATTCACAGTcactaatgaattaagcctcatcaCATCCGTGAGGTGTTCATTCCCCTTCTCTCATAGGAATTAGAGGACAAGAGCtgtaattctatgattctagtttTAATATTTAACATTCCCCAACAGGGAATTTTTCCAATCATAAAATATCATCCACATATAGAACTTCAGAGAGTGAGGACACAAAAAACAACCTTTTCCAAACTACTTTGGGTCTGTCTTTCCCAGtgcataaaaaaaattaaaaatggggtTGTATCACATTGCTCTCTGGAGGTAGTAACAGGTATGGGCAGGATTTAAACTTACTTTTCCAGATCAGTGTGATGGAATTATGATCAATAGATGGGCGAGAGTGAAAACTCCAGGCCTGCTGCAGTGCAGGTCTGAAACACCACGCTGAAAAGTCCTCTTCCTCTCCCAGTAGTATGACCATGACACTCTGCTCCCTCACACTATCCCCTGGCTTCTTGCCATTGTCTGAATAATTTTTTTGAACTCCCTTGTTCTCCCTTTCAAGGGCCTTCGGAATCCAACACTTGCCTACATCTCCCCTTGTTTGCTAATACTCCAGCACACACCCTTTGTCTGCCAACAacctcacctccctgctcctttcACATTCTCCATTCGTGTCCCTGCCCCTTCCATGCAAGCCTCTGTCAGTACAGATGCACATCTTTTGTGTAGCATTCTGCCACTAATCTGTAATCAGACATTCCCCATTGCCAATCCCAAACCTGACTCCCTGATGGGTTCATAAAAGAAAAACACTTTAAAGAGCTCTTCTGAGAGTTTTCCTACCCCAGCCCATTATTTTGTCATTCCTGCTATTTCCTCCCTATACCCAAAAGTGATTTGATGTTATTTATTCATTGTGTTAACTCTGAAGGTTAGGTTGTAAGAGCCTTGTCTTTTGACTTACTATATATCTGAATGCTGCCATGTGTACTTATGACTTAACAACATACTTTCTTTCAGCTTTAGGGCTTCTTTCATTATTTTCCAGTGATCCATTAAGCCCTTTTGAGGCAGGTACTTGGGATTTCTTATTGATAAATGGCTgtcagtcaacctgtagaactcattaCCAGAGAATGTTgtcaaggccaagactataacagggttcaaaaaagaactagataattcctggaagataggtccatcaatgtctattagccaggatgggctaggatggtgtcccgagcctctgtttgccagaagctgggaatgggcgacagatcacttgatgattacctgttctgttcattctctctggggcaactggcattggccactgtcagaagacaggatactgggctagatggacctttggtctgacccagtatggccgttcttatgttctgttttGTGAAGCAATTTGCCGTTTAGTGGAAACAAgcctgaagctttattttaaaaaaggatataAAACGTGGGAATCTTGATGAGTCAGCGATGCCCAGCACACAGAATTCACCTACAAACAAAAGCAAGACAGACCAATACTTGCTATCTCCTGTTTAATTCAGAAAAGTCCATTTTCAAACATTCCACATAAGTCTGAAAAACTGAGCACACACCCTTAGTATACTGGAGAATGCCAAGAACAACCTGGAAAATGACTAGAGATGACTAGCTCAATAAAGAGAGACAGGCATTTCAGCCTCTTGCTAGTACTTGCATGAAGCAGAAAAAGGTCAGCACCCAAAAAAGTCTCCCCAAACCTGGATGGGCCCATTCAGCACACCTCTTAACTAAGACAGTTTTTCTCCATGGAACTGGGCACCTACAGGTTGTTGTATTTTGTCCTAAAAGTTCTTCCCATTCAAAGAgaggcattttttttctttcttaagacAAAACAGAGCAAACAAATCAGCAGTAGAATTAATCGCTCAAGGCCTCTTTTTTCAAGTGCTGCCAAGAGTAATTCTGTGGAAATATACTGCTCATGAAAAGTGCTGGACTGACTGCTTTGCAACACCATTCTCCAAAAGCAATTCAGGAGTATCAGCGCTCAGGTCTCTGTGGATTCTAAATTTACTCAATCCCTTATTGCTGGATTCTTCcattctctcttccttccctctgcccttcctTCCCACCTTCCTCATTTCCACTCACACATCCCATGGTACAACATTTTGAGAGTTCCAGAAGGGAAGGAAATCCTCCTGGGTGAGGAGCCAGTGGAAGAACGGTACCTTGCGGTTTGTGAAGTAGAGGTTGTCATACATCTCCACCGTGAGAGAGTCCTTCCCTAAGCCACTGAGGTTGATGATACCATATTTACACCCTCCATGCTCTACATCATTCACAGTGAATATCCGCTCACAAGCCGTGTCTGCCTGCAAAAGAAGTGCATCACGATGGGCAATTAAACTAGACCTGGCTTTAGGTTGTCTGCTTGGGTCCACAATGAGAAATCTATTAACAGAGCTTTCCCACCATCATCTGATTGCAGTTCAGCACCACAGACACTGCGTGTGTTTGGTCATCTGCATTCTAGAGAGATTCACTAGAAAAACATTTAAGATACGCTATTTTCCACTTCAACACCTGACAACAATGAATGCTGTCTCCTATTGGCTGAGTTCTGGCATGGCACCGTGGACAGATCTTGCTGTCATGAGGAAGCATAATCAGTAAGTACAGGCTCCAGCGCATAAATGAGGCTCTGCATAAATAATTTTCATTCAGTGTAAATGTAGATTTTTCTGTCATTTGAAAGCCTCCTTCCCCTACTGGATCAGATTGGTGCCGTTGCAATCAAAGTGCTGGTCCTGAGTTCCAGATTTTGCTCTCATTTAAACCAGTGGAAATTTTCAGTACCCCCACTGGTTTCAACAGCTTTCACTTACATGCACTGGATCAGCAGGGAGCTTCCAAGGCAGACTCTGTAAGATGCCTGCCCCTGAAAGCCGCTTCACACCACAGCGCCAGTCATAGCAGGAGCCATGGAGTAGGGTTAAGTTCAGGGCTTCTCAGCCTGCTTCTCCTAACTCCCATCTACACAGCCAGGACTCAGTGTGGATGAGCTTCCCAGGTAGCCTCTGCTATCAGAAGTTCTCCCCCAACCCACAAAAACCCCCTTCAGATCCAGAGACTCATGATGTCGCTCTTAACATCTACACAGACTTTTTGGACTATAAACTCTGCTCTTATCACTGACTTGACTCTTCCACCCCCATTGACTCCATCAATCTCAtcctctccctttctcctccctctttTGTTATACTCCATTACccatctacctctcctcctctctcaccagcagagctTGCCAATTATCTTCATGACCTTTCCTCCCACCCTTCATCTGGTTCTGTCCTtgcagattgtaaactcttcaggctAGGTGTTAAGAAAGCACCCAGCACATTttgggcactaccacaatataaatatgtAATCGAGAGCAATATTTGACCCAAGGATTTATTCATTCCACCAAAAGAGAGGAAAACAGTCAGTGCAGACTGCT
Proteins encoded in this region:
- the DCAF4 gene encoding DDB1- and CUL4-associated factor 4 encodes the protein MKRNNWRSKEKEGWSNRRQTYHPNHYRRPNHCSFTERCEQEEPWNSLNAGTSNSGSSSEVCHSSPVPELPGFYYDPEKNRYFRLLPGHNNYNPLTKESLQYKEMECKRLKLLEEEEMQKKKTSRAGLNASLVLRKRQLGLLSSTNYCRLVHELKVNCMQRRKVEIRSPDSSVTGTNNFKLIVADTACERIFTVNDVEHGGCKYGIINLSGLGKDSLTVEMYDNLYFTNRKVNSVCWASLTHQDSHVLLCLMGIAETPGCASLLPASLFSNSNPGDQPGMLCSFKISTAWSCAWCLNPQADNCFSTGLMRRVLVTNAMTGHRQTFGTSSDVLAQQFATQTPVLYNGCRSGEVFSIDIRQRSRRGHSWKAVRLFHDSAVTSVRLLQAEYYLMAADMAGKIKLWDLRAVKCVKQYEGHHNEHTTLPLQINEEEGLVTAVGQDCYTRIWSLQDAHLLRMIPSPHPSSRDSIPSVVFSSRLGGSRGVPGLLMAVKQDLYHFSYNSDNPYCP